A segment of the candidate division WOR-3 bacterium genome:
AACATGAAGACCTGCAGGTCGACGGGGTCTTTTTGGAGATCGGTCTCATGCCCAATACGCAGCCAGTCAAAGAGCTGGTCAAGCTCAACGAATACGGAGAGATAGAGACAACTAGGGAGAACACGACATCGGTACCCGGCCTCTTCGCGGCCGGTGACGCAACCGACTTGCCCGAAAAGCAGATTATAATCGCGGCGGGTGAGGGCGCGAAGGCCGCGCTTACCGCCTACAACTATCTGATCGAGAAAAAACTCATTACACAAAAAGCCACGGCTGATGCCTGGCAGCGATAAGAAGCCTAGAGGATATCATATGTTCGGTAAATCGATTAAACTCTTTAGCCTGTTCGGCTTTGACGTCAAGATCGACATCAGCTGGTTAATCCTCGCCTTCCTTATTACCTGGTCGCTTGCCGATGGGCTGTTCCCGCATTATTTCAAGAATCTCACCACCACGACATACTGGTGGATGGGCGTTTTCGGCGCCCTGGGCCTTTTCTTTTCGATAGTGTTTCACGAAATCTCACACTCGCTCGTTGCCCGGCGCTTCGGCTTGCCGATTAAAGGAATAACGCTTTTCGTATTTGGCGGTGTCGCACACATGGAGCAAGAACCACCAAGTGCCAAGGCAGAATTCCTTATGGCGATAGCCGGCCCTGGCTCGAGCGTGGTCCTCGGACTCCTGCTCTATATCGTGCGCACGGTAGGGAGGATCGGAGCCTGGCCCCTGCCGGTCAGCGGCGTCATCGGCTATCTCGCCTTCATCAACTGGATTCTGGCCGGGTTCAACCTGATCCCCGCATTTCCACTCGATGGCGGGCGCGTGCTCAGATCGGCGCTCTGGAAATGGAAGGGTAATATCGGATGGGCAACGCGCGTATCATCGCGTATCGGTACCGTTTTCGGCTTCCTGCTGATTGCCATGGGTGTGATACAGTTCTTTTCCGGAAACCTCATCGGCGGTATTTGGTGGTTCATGATCGGAATGTTTCTGCAGAACGCGGCACGAATGTCGTATCAGCAGTTAATGACTCGCCAGGCACTCGAGGGTGAAACAATCAGCAATCTGATGATCCGCAACCCAGTGACCGTAACATCGACACTAAGCGTCAAAGAACTCGTCGAGGAATATATATACAGGTATCACTACAAGATGTTTCCAGTGGTCGATGGTGAGAAACTGGTCGGCTGCATAAATACCCGCCAGATCGGAAAGGTGCCGCGGGACCAGTGGGCTCAGAAAAATGTGGGAGATATCGCAACAACATGTTCGAACGATAACACCGTCGACCCGAAAACGGACATCGTCAAAGTCCTCTCTCTGATGAACCGTACTGGCAACAGCCGTCTCATGGTCGTTGAAGGTGACAAACTCGTGGGGCTAATTGCGCTCAAAGACATCATGAATTTTCTGTCGATAAAACTCGATCTTGATCAATCCGGAGAATAACGTATGAGCGATTACGGGCGTATGTTGCTTAATATCTACAAATATACTTGTACTCTGTTACCGGGTTCAGTTCCCGGTGATATACTCTCTAATCCAGAATAGTCAGCAGCGCCATTACAACGATCCCCAGCAGGATTGCCGAGAACTGCCATATTGAATTTGACACCTTGACCTCCTGCTGAAGTTCTGGTATTAAATCCGGACCTGCAATGTAAATAAAACCTCCTGCGGTAATCGGTAGCAAAAATCGGGCAAAACTTTCAAATCGTTCACCGATCAGCAGCGTGATAACCGCGCCGATGACCGCCATCACGGAAGCCAATAAATTAAAGAACAACGCTTTCCTCACGGACAGACCGCCGTGGATGAGAATGCTAAAATCGCCTATCTCCTGTGGTATTTCGTGAAGCACGATTGCCAGCGTGGTAGTAATCCCTATCGGAATACTGACCATGAAACTCGCCGCGATGAGCATACCGTCGATCAGGTTATGCCCCGCGTCTCCAACCAGGTTCATGCTCACAACAGGTTTTATTCGTTTTTCCTCCGCCGCGCTGCCGACATGACGCCAGCGAATGAATTTCTCCAGAGCGAAGAACATCAGGAATCCGCTGATCACCAGAAGCGAAGTTGTAAGGTTCGCGCCGATCTTCTCGAAAGATTCAGGCAGCAGGTGGATGAAAACATCACCAAACAGGGCACCGACGGCAAAGGCAACGAGGAATATCAGCATCTTCTGCAGCCGCTGCCGGTTAAGGGATAACGTGACTATGCCAACCAGGGAAAGAAGGCTGACCAGGATCACACTCCCGAGGGTTAAAACGAGCACCATACTAGTGATTATGTTCCGGGATCAACGGGCAGGTTGCGGAATCCCCTTCACAAAGGATCTGTACGGTCGATTCAATTATGTGGTATCTGCGAGCGAGATAACTGTTGATCTTCGATATTAGACGGTTCTGCGCTTCGGCACTTTGTTGTTTATCATCGAGCAAGATATGAGCAGAAAACACCAGCATGTCCGCCGTGATCGTCCACAGGTGCGCGTGTTCTAGTTGCTTGATCTCGGGAAATTTCTTTTTCAAGTCCTGTATGATTATATCGACGTTCAAGCCGGTGGGCGCCATCTCAAGCAGTATTTTTGCCGACTCCTTCAGAATACCCCAGGCCCAGAAAACGATCACTAGAGAAATCCCGATGCTTACGAGTGGATCGATTATGTTCCACTTTGTGTAATATATGATTATTGCCGCAACTACGATACCCACTGAAGAGGCGGCATCGGCGATCATATGATAGAACACACCTTTGATGTTTATGTTCCGCTTATGGCTGCCATGTAGTATGAATATGCTGACGATATTCACGACCAGACCGACGAGCGCAATGAGCAACATATCCAAGGCCAGGATATCCTCAGGGTTGATGATCCTTTCGATCGCTTCATATATTATAAGACCACCGACCGCGAGCAAGAAGAGCCCGTTTATGAACGCGGCGAGTATCTCCGCACGGTACAGACCAAAGGTGCGATGGTGACACGGGGGCCGTGCCGCAATGATGATCGCCACGAGACTAATCGTGATCGCAAAGGCGTGTGTGAACATGTGACCGGCATCGCTGATCAAAGCTATGCTCCGTGACAGAATGCCGCCGACGATCTCGACCACCATGACCACAGCCGTGATCACCAGCGAGATGGTCAGCTTCTTCTTCTCCACGTCACGGAATTCGAATATCCGTTCAGAGAAAGAGTGTTTATGGTTGTGCTCGTGGGGTGCCACAGACTATTCTATTGAATTTCCGGAATCTTTCAAGACCGCAGTGCGGTCATACACGCATCTTGTAAAATCCCTCGCCGAATTTGTAACCGGCAAGGATGCCGTCATTTCTAACGCGATTGCGCACGCGCTTCTGCCAGTCCGGCAACTGACCCAGTTGACTTTTGTGCATCGAAATCGCCTTTATTTTTTTCTTGTAGGTCGTAGTAATATCGATGACATGATTGCTTTTCTCGGTGATTCCCAGCAGCAACTCCTTAGGACGGTGAGGTTTCAAACCGATCTCCAGTAAGAATGGATAGAAGTGCCAGTCTCGTGCGATCATGATGCCCTCGATAACGGCCTGGGCCGTTGCCCGGTGATCAGGATGAAAGTAACGGGACCACGGGTCATGGGTGACTATTGTGTAGGGTTTGAGTTTGCGGATGAGCGCGGCCAGTTCAAGTTTGAGTGTTTTGATGCTGGAAATCTCACCATCGGGATGACGTAGAAAGATGCTCCGATCAACACCGAGGTATCGTGCTGCTTTCCTCGCTTCCTTTTCTCTTTTCTCCGCGACAAGTAGCGGTGAAGCATTCCTGTTCCACGTGCCTTTTTCACCGCATGATACAATAACATTGTATACGCTGCCTTTTTTTGCCCAAAGCGCGATGCTACCGCCGCACGAAAGTTCCGGATCATCCGGGTGAGCCATGATGATCAGTCTATTTTTCGATGACTCTTCCATATAGCCTCTTGTATTTGCGGGCGATGTTGGACCAGTCATACGCCAGTGCCTTTTTCCTGCCATTACTCCCCATTCTTTGCCGCAGACCATGTTCCCGCGAAAGTGTCTCAATTGCTCTGGCGAGATTGCGCACGCCCATCTTGACCAAAATGCCGGCGTCACTGCCCACGGTCTCCTGCAAACCCGTATGGGAGAATCCTACTACCGGCCGCCCCGAGGCCATTGCCTCGAGCCCTACGAGACCGAATGATTCATAATGTGACGGAACAACGAGCATGGCAGTCTTGTTGTAGTATTCGGCAAGTCTGTCATGCTGTACCTGTCCCACAAATTCAACCGGCACACCATCAGCATAGGTTTCTATGCTCGTGAGATTGCCGGCACCTTTGGATGGTCCTCCGACCAGGGTCAGGCTAATTTCATTTCTCACCTGTCTCAAGGCGTCGATCAGAAAATGTATGCCCTTTATCGGATCGACCCTGCCCACAAACAGAATATTCTTGTGGCCGTTCCTGCTGGGTGTAAAACGCCGCGTATCAACGCCGTGCGGTATCGCGACCACCCTGACATCCGGGTAGAGCGCTCTGATCGCCAGGGATTCCTGTTCGGTGGGTGAGACAACTAGATCGCAAGCCCGCATAATCTCTTCTTCTATCTCAATTCTGGTCCGGTCCTGGCGGATTGTCTTAAGCACCTCCACCGTATGCATTGTGTGCAGCCAGGGAATTTTCAGGACGCGATGTATATGCAATCCGACGACACCCGACGACCAATAATGAGTATGCATAAGACCATATTGATGGATACCATGACGGTTGATTATCTCTTCGGCGAATCGATTTGTATCACGCTCTTCAACATGTATAACCTTCAGACGCGGCCCCATTTCTATCGTGCGCTCCCTGCCTCGAACGAAAATGTCGACGTCGGAAACTCGCGCGAGGCGCTCGTACAGACTGCGGATAACGATACTCATACCACCCGATTTACCCGAACCAACCGGTGCCATGGGTGAAGAGTGGTATGACACGACACAAATCCTCATCTCGTCACCCTCACCGTATAGCGCTCCTTTGCGCCAAAACGATATTTGTAATCTTCATCACCTCGCAGAAAATCATAATACTCGTAACCCTCGCTGATTGACGATTGAATATCGCGCGCGATAGTCATTATGCCGGGCGATATACGACGATATTCGGGATCGAATCCCATATTATAAAGAAAGACACGCCCCTTCAATACAAAAGCCAATATGGCACCAACCGGATTGCAGTCGAAAACCAACGCGCGGAATCGCAGCCAGCCGTTTCGGTCAAATCTCTCGGTTAATTCTTTGAAAAACGCCATAATACCAGGCGTCAGAAATTCTTCTTTGCTGTTATCCGATACAGTCATTAATCTGAACAAGATATCAATATCTGCGCTTTTGACATCGCGAATGACCGTACCG
Coding sequences within it:
- a CDS encoding site-2 protease family protein, which encodes MFGKSIKLFSLFGFDVKIDISWLILAFLITWSLADGLFPHYFKNLTTTTYWWMGVFGALGLFFSIVFHEISHSLVARRFGLPIKGITLFVFGGVAHMEQEPPSAKAEFLMAIAGPGSSVVLGLLLYIVRTVGRIGAWPLPVSGVIGYLAFINWILAGFNLIPAFPLDGGRVLRSALWKWKGNIGWATRVSSRIGTVFGFLLIAMGVIQFFSGNLIGGIWWFMIGMFLQNAARMSYQQLMTRQALEGETISNLMIRNPVTVTSTLSVKELVEEYIYRYHYKMFPVVDGEKLVGCINTRQIGKVPRDQWAQKNVGDIATTCSNDNTVDPKTDIVKVLSLMNRTGNSRLMVVEGDKLVGLIALKDIMNFLSIKLDLDQSGE
- a CDS encoding ZIP family metal transporter, producing MVLVLTLGSVILVSLLSLVGIVTLSLNRQRLQKMLIFLVAFAVGALFGDVFIHLLPESFEKIGANLTTSLLVISGFLMFFALEKFIRWRHVGSAAEEKRIKPVVSMNLVGDAGHNLIDGMLIAASFMVSIPIGITTTLAIVLHEIPQEIGDFSILIHGGLSVRKALFFNLLASVMAVIGAVITLLIGERFESFARFLLPITAGGFIYIAGPDLIPELQQEVKVSNSIWQFSAILLGIVVMALLTILD
- a CDS encoding cation diffusion facilitator family transporter, which translates into the protein MAPHEHNHKHSFSERIFEFRDVEKKKLTISLVITAVVMVVEIVGGILSRSIALISDAGHMFTHAFAITISLVAIIIAARPPCHHRTFGLYRAEILAAFINGLFLLAVGGLIIYEAIERIINPEDILALDMLLIALVGLVVNIVSIFILHGSHKRNINIKGVFYHMIADAASSVGIVVAAIIIYYTKWNIIDPLVSIGISLVIVFWAWGILKESAKILLEMAPTGLNVDIIIQDLKKKFPEIKQLEHAHLWTITADMLVFSAHILLDDKQQSAEAQNRLISKINSYLARRYHIIESTVQILCEGDSATCPLIPEHNH
- a CDS encoding PIG-L family deacetylase, with the translated sequence MEESSKNRLIIMAHPDDPELSCGGSIALWAKKGSVYNVIVSCGEKGTWNRNASPLLVAEKREKEARKAARYLGVDRSIFLRHPDGEISSIKTLKLELAALIRKLKPYTIVTHDPWSRYFHPDHRATAQAVIEGIMIARDWHFYPFLLEIGLKPHRPKELLLGITEKSNHVIDITTTYKKKIKAISMHKSQLGQLPDWQKRVRNRVRNDGILAGYKFGEGFYKMRV
- a CDS encoding glycosyltransferase, which codes for MRICVVSYHSSPMAPVGSGKSGGMSIVIRSLYERLARVSDVDIFVRGRERTIEMGPRLKVIHVEERDTNRFAEEIINRHGIHQYGLMHTHYWSSGVVGLHIHRVLKIPWLHTMHTVEVLKTIRQDRTRIEIEEEIMRACDLVVSPTEQESLAIRALYPDVRVVAIPHGVDTRRFTPSRNGHKNILFVGRVDPIKGIHFLIDALRQVRNEISLTLVGGPSKGAGNLTSIETYADGVPVEFVGQVQHDRLAEYYNKTAMLVVPSHYESFGLVGLEAMASGRPVVGFSHTGLQETVGSDAGILVKMGVRNLARAIETLSREHGLRQRMGSNGRKKALAYDWSNIARKYKRLYGRVIEK